A DNA window from Luteolibacter luteus contains the following coding sequences:
- a CDS encoding MYG1 family protein translates to MAIQRILTHPGGAHKDEFLACSLLVAVHGVEIVRREPTPEDLADVTTAVVDVGGEHEPARNNFDHHQFPADSPPICALSLVLMHLGVYEDARSFCDWLEPAEWFDTRGPITTGKWLGVDRETMAKLNSPVDVTILRRFAKVSRLGPGDAIWEVMKFIGEDLLEYLRSLRARLDFLATHAEFWTVGEDEVLFLPRTEPLPEEPSAGIGRYLESIGKGTSVSALIYPDRRGSGYGLSRHNDDPRFDFTRIEPEADVHFAHARGFVAKTSAAEPERLRQLLAAARI, encoded by the coding sequence ATGGCTATCCAACGCATTCTCACCCACCCCGGCGGCGCGCATAAGGACGAATTTCTCGCGTGCAGCCTGCTTGTCGCCGTGCATGGCGTGGAAATCGTGCGCCGGGAGCCGACGCCGGAAGATCTGGCGGATGTGACGACGGCGGTCGTGGACGTCGGCGGCGAGCATGAGCCGGCGCGGAACAATTTCGATCACCACCAGTTTCCCGCCGACAGCCCGCCGATCTGTGCGCTGAGCCTGGTGCTGATGCATCTGGGCGTCTACGAGGACGCCCGTAGTTTCTGCGACTGGCTGGAGCCTGCGGAGTGGTTCGACACTCGCGGGCCGATCACAACCGGGAAATGGCTCGGGGTGGATCGCGAGACCATGGCGAAGCTGAACTCGCCGGTCGACGTGACGATCCTGCGGCGGTTCGCGAAGGTCTCTCGCCTCGGACCGGGTGATGCGATTTGGGAGGTGATGAAATTCATCGGGGAGGATTTGCTGGAGTATCTGCGCTCGCTGCGGGCGCGGCTGGATTTCCTAGCGACGCATGCCGAATTCTGGACGGTGGGTGAAGACGAGGTGCTTTTCCTGCCGCGGACCGAGCCGCTGCCGGAGGAGCCGTCGGCGGGGATCGGTCGTTATCTGGAGTCGATCGGCAAGGGGACAAGTGTCTCCGCGCTGATCTATCCGGATCGCCGCGGCAGCGGTTACGGTCTCTCCCGCCACAATGACGATCCACGTTTCGACTTCACGCGGATCGAGCCGGAGGCTGACGTCCATTTCGCCCATGCGCGCGGGTTTGTGGCGAAAACGTCAGCCGCAGAGCCGGAGAGATTGCGCCAATTGCTCGCTGCTGCGCGGATTTGA
- a CDS encoding MotA/TolQ/ExbB proton channel family protein, with protein MTPRFSIAALIGIASLIPAFAASTVESARDSIKKAAEELQSTQKEYSDLRLGLYREVNKLDDEVLALSKELRTLERDEELRTSKIRSLEREVETRKADFTYASGVLNQYAKAIVTRLHPAEAQLYKQAIEGHDQKATASTDDPKTEVSERFEILELGLKRLAEVAGGHRFEGKALGRGGQAIAGTLLLAGPSVFFASTDKSFEGVASAADTGANLPAIVPLAETNGTIGKAIESGEGNVPFDATNGRAIEQALKNPEGSHSGAMEHVALFGDIAKNMMFDGWIAIGICILMITVGWTVAARKFIYLNSIQKGTQEFLRQWNLLSSDLTAIDHADAGSVKSFGGNADPATQALVQKSPLYQIYHIGSEEIRHRLEQDRIHKKGLSGRSIQAIRAALDAGLVRVNHKLTDGLIYLTISIAGGPYVGLLGTVVGVMITFAIISKVGEVDVNAIAPGIASALLATVAGLIVAIPALFVYSYLNSRIKNIVGEMQVFIDEFVAKMAEFYQGSDNPNAAAIAAAGEKH; from the coding sequence ATGACCCCACGTTTTTCCATCGCCGCGCTTATCGGGATCGCCTCCCTGATCCCAGCCTTCGCGGCCAGCACCGTCGAGAGCGCCCGTGACTCGATCAAGAAGGCCGCCGAGGAGCTGCAATCCACCCAGAAGGAGTACTCCGATCTCCGCCTCGGCCTCTATCGCGAGGTGAACAAGCTGGATGATGAAGTGCTCGCCCTTTCGAAGGAGCTCCGGACCTTGGAGCGCGATGAAGAGCTGCGGACCTCGAAGATCCGCAGCCTGGAGCGCGAGGTCGAAACGAGGAAGGCAGACTTCACCTATGCCTCCGGCGTGCTGAACCAATATGCGAAGGCAATCGTCACCCGCCTTCACCCCGCGGAGGCACAGCTTTACAAGCAGGCCATCGAGGGCCACGACCAAAAGGCCACCGCTTCAACGGATGATCCGAAGACGGAGGTGAGCGAACGCTTCGAGATCCTGGAGCTAGGACTGAAACGCCTGGCCGAAGTCGCGGGTGGACATCGTTTCGAGGGCAAAGCCCTCGGTCGCGGTGGCCAGGCGATCGCCGGCACCCTCTTGCTCGCCGGCCCCTCGGTATTCTTCGCTTCCACGGACAAGTCGTTCGAAGGAGTCGCCTCTGCCGCGGACACCGGTGCCAATCTCCCGGCCATCGTGCCGCTGGCAGAGACGAATGGCACGATCGGCAAGGCAATCGAATCCGGAGAGGGCAACGTTCCTTTCGACGCGACCAATGGCCGGGCGATCGAGCAGGCTCTGAAAAATCCGGAAGGCAGCCACAGCGGTGCCATGGAACACGTGGCTCTCTTCGGCGACATCGCGAAGAACATGATGTTCGACGGCTGGATCGCAATCGGCATCTGTATCCTGATGATCACGGTGGGCTGGACCGTGGCCGCTCGCAAATTCATCTATCTCAACTCGATCCAGAAGGGCACCCAGGAGTTCCTCCGCCAGTGGAACCTTCTTTCTTCCGATCTCACCGCGATCGACCACGCGGATGCGGGCAGCGTGAAGAGCTTCGGCGGCAATGCCGATCCGGCCACGCAAGCGCTGGTGCAGAAATCCCCGCTCTATCAGATCTATCACATCGGATCCGAGGAAATCCGCCACCGTCTGGAGCAGGACCGCATCCACAAGAAGGGCCTCTCCGGGCGCTCGATCCAGGCAATCCGCGCCGCGCTGGATGCGGGCCTGGTGCGCGTGAATCACAAGCTCACCGACGGCCTCATTTATCTCACCATCAGTATCGCGGGCGGCCCTTACGTCGGCCTGCTGGGCACCGTGGTGGGCGTGATGATCACCTTCGCCATCATTTCGAAGGTGGGTGAGGTGGACGTGAATGCCATTGCTCCCGGCATCGCTTCGGCGCTGCTCGCCACCGTGGCCGGCCTGATCGTCGCGATCCCCGCACTCTTCGTTTACTCTTATCTGAATAGCCGCATCAAAAACATCGTCGGCGAGATGCAAGTCTTCATCGACGAGTTCGTGGCGAAGATGGCCGAGTTCTATCAAGGCTCGGACAATCCGAATGCGGCCGCGATCGCTGCCGCAGGCGAAAAGCATTGA
- a CDS encoding DUF3450 family protein, which translates to MRLSRLIPGVVFATFPLMAQDTPAPANNPEELRSSVRDWIETMQKIQKEEDNWEKDHEVLKGYKEGLEKEIEDLKEQIERAKIRKEGGDKQSLDKLTERDRYAAAQDELSKQVRVLEQGINDRLPLFPEPLKQQPKVAQGIDALQKGLQLTSEKQAEDVSKRLFNAVELLAEIEKFQQGVHVHSELHKDDDGREFKMQVVYFGLSMAYAVNEDGSFAQVGTPEASGWKFTKRNELAPQIQALVTSATSEKDANFSQLPIIQP; encoded by the coding sequence ATGCGTCTCTCCCGACTGATTCCCGGTGTCGTTTTCGCCACCTTCCCCCTGATGGCGCAGGACACACCTGCGCCCGCCAATAACCCGGAGGAACTCCGGAGCTCCGTCCGTGACTGGATCGAAACGATGCAGAAGATCCAGAAGGAGGAGGATAACTGGGAAAAGGATCACGAGGTGCTGAAGGGCTACAAGGAAGGCTTGGAAAAAGAGATCGAGGATCTGAAGGAGCAGATTGAACGCGCCAAGATCCGCAAGGAAGGCGGCGACAAGCAGTCCCTCGACAAACTGACGGAGCGCGACCGCTACGCTGCCGCGCAGGACGAACTCTCCAAGCAGGTGCGCGTGCTGGAGCAAGGGATCAACGACCGGCTTCCGCTTTTCCCCGAGCCTCTGAAACAGCAGCCGAAGGTCGCCCAAGGCATCGATGCCCTTCAGAAGGGCCTGCAACTCACCAGCGAGAAACAAGCCGAAGATGTTTCCAAGCGGCTCTTCAATGCCGTCGAACTCCTCGCCGAGATCGAGAAATTCCAGCAGGGAGTCCACGTCCACTCCGAACTGCACAAGGACGACGATGGCCGCGAGTTCAAGATGCAGGTCGTCTACTTCGGCCTCTCGATGGCCTATGCCGTGAACGAAGACGGCAGCTTCGCCCAGGTGGGCACGCCGGAGGCAAGCGGCTGGAAGTTCACGAAGCGTAACGAACTTGCCCCGCAGATCCAGGCCCTCGTCACCTCCGCCACGAGCGAAAAAGACGCGAATTTCTCCCAGCTCCCGATCATTCAGCCATGA
- a CDS encoding TonB-dependent receptor yields the protein MPPDSALSHPPFRTREWLRLAVACTTNFAMLAGNCHGFVDASLPSIPVREDLLLAALLPDADADSDDGETMLDAGGSGSPSLVPSPFVWVSPSPGGYWRSPEVRPSRRAALTDLATTWTLPAQSVQATVIPLEAQEPWQPAELPAGTDPAQPRGVFGMLPIEQQVGTCVIVGEVSDSTTLDPIAGAIVDIIGTGRTAETDAQGKFRIDGLPAGDFTAEASALNYTAGTLGVSPTPSGPVQLRFSLRKKPAESGTDEYVLDEESIVGEYQEASNANLFTDLTVEQTVNSSIGKEEFTQKNVSDAAGAVGKIAGANIVGGKFAVVRGLADRYVTTLFNGASISSADPSRKAVQLDIFPTVALQGIDIAKTYDPSLPGDFGGGTIKIKSLSIPQERFAEFKYKMTWNSNLGNRMLVHGDRELGFWGDVDNPIPDSYMWNTDALGNPISFKAGGNRVVPNNNNRNPGQQQAQLQEGIKQQALADQALAGQRALHESQSFMPKVVKPEEGENFSLVYGDRIALENGGELGFVTSFQHGKQDEVNDAGPENRLTAPARSWTEESYAREVDWSIYASVGYRPNEDHEFTATYFRKRIATDEITHGTDYQVSGSDVYGAFAKNDAVIERYGASAVYNKEFWTIDPIIRDTEVIQLGGAHKNDIGTKLGWSLTKSLARESRPHSSTFQTGQLDFTDPRIAAEAANNPSFIYNPSLGKISTIEYQTFVNDGNGSQDSSRETQSIDEDSLEASLDLTQSIYFSDDEEDGPRLDLSFGGSKLTKDREQEGRVYLLRTASWERWVARNPPSWWPSDGSIAPFSPGSPLAGNKLPDGSPLPSGYNTLGEYLAKNPDKLWHYFNGYGNENVGRVPGTGSNTTSANYVQPDAPYYVNGSGLEVRNINSELALTGLYTSATFHGDFWRVGGGARWEEEVKSYDIAPDPLTRLLVDDPARFGSVTTNAFIPSILAGLDISPEKSWMNFAWSRTVARPTFHEFLPIESISQDTGVVRRGNPDLTETSIDNLDLSLDYVINENFNSRLSLFHKTLTDPIVVVQRVDQGVNSNTYVNGDTGTIDGLEFETTWKQSDGPFSITGNYTFIDSTLNYEVNQGIEVTPLETRFPYQPSQILNLTLGWAPETSKWSAFLTSNFTDEYPTILRSDPAGYDVWLKPQFTLDLVVARKIDFGLFDGTVTFGFKNLLDGTRDYEYRGGGVNGSLGEFDGLAYTQESPGRSYSIEFKAEF from the coding sequence ATGCCTCCCGATTCCGCCCTATCACACCCTCCGTTCCGCACCCGGGAATGGCTCCGCTTGGCCGTAGCCTGCACCACGAACTTCGCGATGCTCGCGGGGAATTGCCACGGCTTCGTGGATGCTTCCCTGCCATCCATCCCTGTTAGGGAAGACCTGCTTCTTGCCGCCCTGCTTCCGGATGCCGATGCCGATTCCGATGATGGGGAGACAATGCTGGATGCCGGAGGAAGCGGCAGCCCCTCGCTAGTCCCCTCTCCTTTCGTCTGGGTCAGCCCTTCACCCGGCGGTTACTGGCGCTCACCCGAGGTGAGGCCGAGCCGGCGGGCAGCTTTGACCGATCTGGCCACGACTTGGACGCTGCCCGCACAGTCAGTGCAGGCCACCGTGATCCCGCTGGAAGCGCAAGAGCCATGGCAGCCCGCGGAACTGCCGGCAGGCACCGATCCGGCCCAGCCGCGAGGTGTCTTCGGGATGCTGCCGATCGAGCAACAGGTGGGCACCTGCGTGATCGTCGGAGAAGTATCCGACTCCACGACCTTGGACCCGATTGCCGGGGCCATCGTCGACATTATCGGCACGGGCCGCACGGCGGAGACGGACGCGCAGGGCAAGTTCAGGATCGACGGGCTTCCTGCCGGCGATTTCACGGCCGAAGCCTCCGCGCTGAATTACACGGCGGGCACGCTGGGTGTGAGTCCCACGCCATCGGGGCCGGTGCAGTTGCGCTTCAGCCTGCGCAAGAAGCCGGCAGAAAGCGGGACGGATGAATACGTGCTCGATGAGGAAAGCATCGTCGGCGAGTATCAGGAAGCTTCGAACGCAAATCTCTTCACCGATCTCACGGTTGAGCAGACGGTAAATTCCTCGATCGGCAAGGAAGAGTTCACGCAGAAGAACGTGAGTGATGCTGCCGGTGCGGTCGGCAAGATCGCCGGTGCGAACATTGTGGGAGGCAAGTTCGCCGTGGTGCGCGGCCTTGCAGACCGCTACGTGACCACGCTTTTCAACGGTGCATCGATTTCCTCCGCCGATCCTTCGCGCAAGGCGGTGCAGCTCGACATCTTCCCGACCGTTGCATTGCAGGGCATCGACATCGCGAAGACCTACGACCCCAGTTTGCCCGGAGACTTTGGCGGCGGCACGATCAAGATCAAGTCGCTGAGCATCCCCCAAGAGCGCTTCGCTGAGTTCAAGTATAAGATGACTTGGAACTCGAACCTCGGAAACCGCATGTTGGTCCACGGTGACCGCGAGCTGGGCTTCTGGGGCGACGTGGATAATCCGATCCCGGATTCCTACATGTGGAATACCGACGCACTCGGGAATCCCATCAGCTTCAAGGCCGGCGGCAACCGCGTGGTGCCGAATAACAACAACCGCAACCCCGGACAGCAACAGGCACAGCTCCAAGAGGGCATCAAGCAACAGGCGCTGGCAGACCAAGCGCTGGCCGGACAAAGGGCGCTGCACGAATCCCAATCCTTCATGCCGAAGGTGGTCAAGCCGGAGGAAGGCGAGAATTTCTCGCTGGTCTATGGCGATCGCATCGCGCTGGAGAACGGCGGCGAACTGGGCTTCGTTACCTCCTTCCAGCACGGCAAGCAAGACGAGGTCAATGATGCGGGACCGGAGAACCGCCTCACCGCTCCTGCCCGTTCATGGACGGAGGAAAGCTACGCGCGTGAAGTCGATTGGTCGATTTACGCGAGCGTCGGCTACCGGCCGAACGAGGACCACGAGTTCACCGCGACCTACTTCCGCAAGCGGATCGCGACGGATGAGATCACGCACGGCACGGACTACCAAGTCTCCGGCAGTGATGTCTACGGCGCCTTTGCGAAGAATGACGCGGTGATCGAGCGCTACGGTGCCTCGGCCGTCTACAACAAGGAGTTCTGGACCATCGATCCGATCATCCGCGATACCGAGGTGATCCAACTCGGCGGCGCTCACAAGAACGACATCGGCACGAAGCTGGGATGGTCGCTGACGAAATCACTGGCCCGCGAGTCACGTCCTCACAGCAGTACTTTCCAGACCGGCCAGCTCGACTTCACCGACCCGCGCATCGCGGCAGAAGCAGCGAACAATCCGAGCTTCATCTACAATCCCTCGCTCGGGAAGATCTCGACGATCGAATATCAGACCTTCGTCAACGACGGCAACGGCAGCCAGGACTCCTCGCGCGAGACCCAATCGATTGATGAAGACAGCCTGGAGGCATCGCTCGATCTCACGCAATCGATCTACTTCTCCGACGACGAGGAAGATGGCCCGCGGCTTGATCTCTCCTTCGGCGGCAGCAAGCTGACGAAAGACCGCGAGCAAGAAGGACGCGTCTATCTTCTCCGCACTGCAAGCTGGGAACGCTGGGTCGCCCGCAATCCCCCGAGCTGGTGGCCGAGCGACGGAAGCATCGCCCCTTTCTCTCCCGGTTCGCCTCTCGCGGGCAACAAGCTGCCGGATGGCTCCCCGCTGCCCAGCGGCTACAACACGCTGGGCGAGTACCTCGCGAAAAATCCGGACAAACTTTGGCATTACTTCAACGGATACGGCAACGAGAACGTGGGCCGCGTCCCGGGCACCGGCAGCAACACCACCAGCGCCAACTACGTCCAACCGGACGCGCCTTACTACGTGAACGGGTCCGGCCTTGAAGTCCGGAACATCAATAGCGAACTGGCCCTCACCGGCCTCTACACCTCCGCGACCTTCCATGGCGACTTCTGGCGCGTGGGCGGAGGGGCGCGTTGGGAAGAGGAAGTGAAGAGCTACGACATCGCTCCCGATCCCCTCACCCGCCTGCTGGTGGATGACCCGGCGCGCTTCGGCTCCGTCACGACGAATGCGTTTATCCCCTCGATCCTCGCAGGTCTCGATATCTCGCCGGAGAAATCCTGGATGAACTTCGCGTGGTCCCGCACCGTGGCACGCCCCACTTTCCACGAGTTCCTGCCGATCGAATCGATCTCCCAGGATACCGGAGTCGTCCGGCGTGGTAATCCGGACCTCACCGAAACCTCGATCGACAACCTCGACCTCTCGCTGGACTATGTCATCAACGAGAACTTCAACAGCCGGCTCTCCCTCTTCCACAAGACTCTCACCGATCCGATTGTCGTCGTGCAGCGCGTCGACCAAGGGGTGAACTCCAACACCTACGTCAACGGCGATACCGGCACGATCGACGGCTTGGAGTTCGAGACCACCTGGAAGCAGTCCGACGGTCCTTTCTCGATCACCGGGAACTACACCTTCATCGACTCCACGCTCAACTACGAGGTGAACCAGGGCATCGAGGTCACGCCCCTGGAAACGCGCTTCCCTTACCAACCGAGCCAGATCCTCAACCTCACGCTTGGATGGGCTCCGGAGACCAGCAAGTGGAGCGCCTTCCTCACCTCAAACTTCACCGACGAGTATCCCACGATCCTGCGGAGCGATCCAGCGGGCTACGACGTGTGGCTGAAGCCACAGTTCACCCTCGATCTGGTGGTGGCGCGAAAGATCGATTTCGGACTCTTCGACGGCACGGTAACCTTCGGCTTCAAGAACCTGCTCGATGGCACCCGCGACTACGAATATCGTGGCGGTGGAGTGAATGGATCCCTCGGCGAATTCGACGGCTTGGCCTACACGCAGGAGTCACCGGGCCGCTCTTACTCCATCGAGTTCAAAGCCGAGTTCTGA
- the ccoN gene encoding cytochrome-c oxidase, cbb3-type subunit I gives MNAASSQTTTITYDDRTVRQFMIASIVWGLVGMLVGVICATQLSWWQMNGKFLETITFGLFKGEGLQYLTFGRLRPLHTNAVIFAFVGNMAFAGIYYSTQRLCKTRTASDLLSKIHMWGWQLIILSAAVTLPAGLTRGKEYAELIWPINIAVALVWVVFAINFFWTLAKRNEPSLYVALWFYIATIVTVAMLYIVNHLSIPTSLIHSYPIFGGLQDGLVQWWYGHNAVAFFLTTPILGIMYYFLPKAANRPVYSYRLSIIHFWSLVFIYIWAGPHHLLNTSLPRWLQMLGMLFSLMLWAPSWGGMLNGLLTLRGAWAKLRTDPVIKFFAAGITFYGMATFEGPLLSIRAVNQLSHYTDWTIGHVHAGALGWNGFMAAGMFYWLAPRLWKTKLWSSSLANMHFWVGLVGILLYVAAMWTAGIMQGLMLGQVAEGGTTLKYEFVETLKAIQLPYILRSIGGTLYLVGFGMCALNIFKTARSGKPTDDTVEVHIPVKEYDRLRMGEALFRDPVAYCLLGILTLVLWFFLPPHADKAALVATAILVVKGVRAFRRNGHSWDQWHESLLRNYLPFTVLTFVAVAIGGGVQIIPSLLVNRDKNVEGRLQELYTPLELAGRDLYVSEGCYNCHSQMIRTLMPDVMRYGRAGVKDDFSHLGESLYDHPYQWGSKRTGPDLAREGGPLVSGSTHVRAGKRDNKWHWFHFMNPRWASEDSNMPPYPWLFEQKTDFKSLPVKIAVQRQIGVPFPAWTKDEIDQQAREQGMAIARSLFEGNSPVGYEPMKGASTEELVRHFSETQVVALIAYVQKLGTYREIPKDGPPQPKPLDPDSYRNMTEKNEIYLKGETSSTN, from the coding sequence ATGAACGCCGCATCCAGTCAAACGACCACTATCACCTATGACGACCGCACCGTGCGGCAGTTCATGATCGCCTCCATCGTCTGGGGTCTCGTGGGCATGCTGGTCGGCGTCATCTGTGCCACCCAGCTCTCCTGGTGGCAGATGAATGGCAAGTTCCTGGAGACGATCACCTTCGGCCTCTTCAAGGGCGAGGGCCTGCAATACCTCACCTTCGGACGCCTGCGGCCGCTGCATACGAATGCGGTCATCTTCGCCTTCGTCGGTAACATGGCCTTCGCGGGGATCTACTATAGCACCCAGAGATTGTGCAAAACCCGCACCGCATCGGATCTGCTTTCAAAGATCCACATGTGGGGCTGGCAGCTCATCATCCTCTCGGCAGCGGTGACCCTGCCTGCGGGCCTCACGCGCGGAAAGGAATACGCGGAGCTGATCTGGCCGATCAATATCGCCGTGGCGCTGGTATGGGTGGTCTTCGCGATCAACTTTTTCTGGACCCTCGCGAAGCGGAATGAGCCGAGCCTCTACGTCGCCCTGTGGTTCTACATCGCGACCATCGTCACGGTGGCGATGCTCTACATCGTCAATCACCTCTCGATTCCCACCTCGCTCATCCACTCCTACCCGATCTTCGGGGGGCTGCAGGACGGCTTGGTGCAGTGGTGGTACGGGCACAATGCCGTGGCCTTCTTCCTCACGACTCCGATCCTGGGGATCATGTATTACTTCCTGCCGAAGGCAGCGAATCGTCCCGTCTACAGCTACCGGCTCTCCATCATTCACTTCTGGTCGCTCGTCTTCATCTACATCTGGGCGGGTCCCCACCACTTGCTGAATACCTCGCTGCCGCGCTGGCTGCAGATGCTCGGCATGCTCTTCTCGCTCATGCTTTGGGCTCCCTCATGGGGTGGCATGCTCAATGGCCTCCTCACCTTGCGCGGGGCATGGGCGAAGCTCCGCACGGATCCGGTGATCAAGTTCTTCGCCGCCGGCATCACCTTCTACGGCATGGCCACGTTCGAAGGCCCGCTGCTCTCCATCCGCGCGGTGAACCAGCTCTCGCACTACACGGACTGGACCATCGGCCACGTCCATGCCGGCGCCCTCGGCTGGAATGGCTTCATGGCCGCTGGCATGTTCTACTGGCTGGCCCCGCGCCTGTGGAAGACGAAGCTCTGGTCCTCCTCACTGGCAAACATGCACTTCTGGGTCGGCCTCGTCGGCATCCTGCTCTACGTCGCCGCCATGTGGACCGCCGGCATCATGCAGGGCCTCATGCTCGGCCAGGTCGCGGAGGGTGGCACCACGCTGAAGTATGAATTCGTCGAAACGCTGAAGGCGATCCAGCTGCCCTACATCCTGCGCTCCATCGGTGGCACCCTTTACCTCGTCGGCTTCGGGATGTGCGCGCTGAATATCTTCAAGACCGCCCGCTCCGGAAAACCCACGGACGATACCGTGGAAGTCCACATCCCGGTGAAGGAATACGACCGCCTGCGCATGGGAGAGGCCCTCTTCCGGGATCCCGTGGCCTATTGTTTGCTCGGCATCCTCACTCTGGTCCTCTGGTTCTTCCTCCCGCCTCATGCGGATAAGGCAGCGCTGGTAGCCACCGCGATCCTGGTGGTGAAAGGTGTCCGCGCCTTCCGGAGGAATGGCCACTCTTGGGATCAGTGGCACGAGAGCCTGTTGCGGAACTACCTGCCCTTCACCGTGCTCACCTTCGTCGCTGTTGCCATCGGCGGTGGTGTCCAGATTATCCCATCCTTGCTGGTGAACCGGGACAAGAACGTGGAAGGCCGCTTGCAGGAGCTTTACACCCCGCTGGAACTCGCCGGTCGCGATCTCTACGTGAGCGAGGGTTGCTACAATTGCCACTCGCAGATGATCCGCACGCTCATGCCGGACGTCATGCGCTACGGCCGGGCAGGGGTGAAGGATGACTTCTCTCACCTCGGTGAATCCCTCTACGATCACCCCTACCAGTGGGGCTCGAAGCGCACCGGCCCCGACCTCGCCCGCGAAGGCGGTCCCTTGGTCAGCGGCTCCACGCATGTCCGCGCGGGCAAGCGTGACAACAAGTGGCACTGGTTCCACTTCATGAACCCCCGCTGGGCGAGTGAGGACTCGAACATGCCGCCTTACCCATGGCTCTTCGAGCAAAAGACGGACTTCAAGTCGCTGCCCGTCAAGATTGCGGTCCAGCGTCAGATCGGCGTGCCCTTCCCCGCATGGACGAAGGATGAGATCGACCAGCAAGCCCGTGAACAAGGCATGGCCATCGCCCGCTCGCTTTTCGAGGGGAACTCTCCGGTCGGCTATGAGCCCATGAAGGGTGCCAGCACCGAGGAACTGGTGCGCCACTTCTCGGAGACCCAGGTCGTCGCGCTCATCGCCTATGTCCAGAAGCTCGGCACTTATCGCGAAATTCCGAAGGACGGACCTCCACAGCCGAAGCCGCTCGATCCCGATTCTTATCGGAACATGACCGAGAAGAACGAGATCTACCTGAAGGGCGAAACTTCATCCACCAACTGA
- the lpxA gene encoding acyl-ACP--UDP-N-acetylglucosamine O-acyltransferase, with amino-acid sequence MIHSTAVISPEAKLGANVVVGPYCVIGAGVELGDGCVLHSHVIINGPSKIGKENEFFPFAAVGGKTQDLKYIGEPTYLEVGDRNVFRENCTIHRGTVEEIPTRIGSDNLFLCYSHVAHDCQLGNHIILSNNGTLGGHVEVGDYAIVSGLAAIHQFSRIGAHSIIGGCAKIVQDVPPFMIVDGNPGATRGLNLVGLQRRGFDEDAIKALKTAYKKLFLKKDGNLANQISSLRADKASNHELVKHLIEFVEGSKRGVSR; translated from the coding sequence GTGATCCACTCTACCGCGGTCATCTCCCCGGAAGCGAAACTCGGCGCGAATGTCGTCGTCGGCCCGTACTGCGTGATCGGCGCTGGCGTCGAACTCGGCGACGGCTGTGTGCTGCACTCCCACGTCATCATCAATGGCCCCAGCAAGATCGGGAAAGAGAACGAATTCTTCCCCTTTGCCGCCGTGGGCGGAAAGACCCAGGACCTGAAATACATCGGCGAGCCGACCTATCTGGAAGTGGGCGACCGGAATGTCTTCCGCGAGAACTGCACGATCCACCGGGGGACTGTGGAGGAGATCCCGACACGGATCGGCTCCGACAATCTCTTTCTCTGCTATTCCCACGTGGCGCACGATTGCCAACTCGGGAACCACATCATCCTTTCCAACAACGGCACCCTCGGCGGGCATGTAGAGGTGGGAGATTACGCGATCGTTTCCGGCCTTGCGGCGATCCACCAGTTTAGCCGGATCGGGGCGCACTCGATCATCGGCGGCTGCGCGAAGATCGTGCAGGACGTGCCACCCTTCATGATCGTGGATGGCAATCCGGGGGCAACCCGCGGGCTGAACCTGGTGGGGCTGCAGCGGCGTGGCTTTGACGAGGATGCGATCAAGGCGCTGAAGACGGCCTACAAGAAGCTCTTCCTAAAGAAGGACGGGAACCTGGCGAACCAGATCAGTTCGCTAAGGGCGGACAAGGCGTCGAACCATGAGCTGGTGAAGCATTTGATCGAGTTTGTGGAGGGATCGAAGCGAGGGGTGAGCCGGTGA